AAGGCCGTACAGTTTTTTGACGACACCTTCTTTGCCCGCCCCGTCACCTGGCTGCGGGAATTTGCCGAGCAGTATAAAAAACGCATCAAGATGCCGTTCTATTGTCAGGCCAGTCCCACCACATTGACGCAGGAAAAGCTGCGGCTGCTGATGGATGCAGGCATGGTGTACGTGGAAATGGGCGTGCAGACCGGCTCGCCCCGCATCCGCGCCATGTACGGCCGCAAGGAAAGCAACGCGCAGATTGTGGCTGGCGCCCGGCTGGTGCACAAGCACGTGCCGCCGCTGCTGCCGCCGCACTATCACGTCATCATGGACAACCCCTGGGAAACCATGGACGATCTGATGCAGACGGTGCAGCTGCTGCACCAGATTCCCAAGCCCTACGGCCTGGCCATCTCCAGCCTGGTGTTCTTCCCCGGCACGGCCATTGCGCGCAAGGCCATGCAGGAAGGCATCATCGACGATGAAGAGAAGCAGGTCTTTCGCCAGCCGTTTTACATTCCGCCCACCCGGCATTATCCCGGCTTGCTGCTCTATCTGCAGAGCTTCATGCACTTTCCGCAGTCCATCATTGCGGTGCTTCTCAGGGAAGGGCCGGTGCGGCGTCTGCTGGAAGGCCGGCCGGCTTGGTTTTATGGGCTGTTCCACGTGGTCGGGGAGGCCTGCCGCGCGGTGGCCAAGGCCTGGAAACTCATCGCCCGCGGCGACATCTCCCGCATCCGCGCCTGGATAGACCGCCAGCGCCGGCATGATCCCGTGGTCGCAGGAAGGAAAGGCTAATGCGCGTCGTTCTCGTCTCGCCATATCCGGACATCACCAGCTTCGGCCTGCGCTCGCTGTCCGCCTGGCTGCGGCACCACGGCATCCAGACGCGCTGCATCTTTCTGCCGGACCAGTTCGGCGATGAAGTGGCGGCCCAGCCCGAGCGCTATTCCCCGGCAGTGTTGCAGGATTTTGTGGAATGCTGCAAGGATGCGGACTTGGTGGGCATCACCCTCATGACCAATTATTTCGACAACGCCCTGCAGCTCACCACGGCCCTGCGCCAGGCAAGCGCCGTGCCCGTGGTCTGGGGCGGCGTGCATGCCACCATCCGGCCAGAGGAATGCCTGCAGCATGCGGACTTCGTGTGCATCGGCGATGGCGAGGAAACCCTGCTGGAACTGGCCCAGATCCTGGAGCGCGGCGGGGATCCGTCAACGATCCAAGGCCTGTGGGGCACGCATCAGGGAGACGTCTTCCGCAACCCCGTGCGTCCCCTGCCCCCCGGGCTGGACATCTACCCGCCCCCGGACTGGAGCGGGACCGACCATCACATCCTTGCCGGCGACCGTGTGACGCCCATGACCGATGACGCCGTGCGCGAGCACCTGACCGGCGGCACCGTTTCAACCTTGCTGGGCAAGATCGGCTATCAGACCATGACTGGTCGCGGCTGCCCCCACCGCTGCAGCTACTGCATCAACGACGCCGTGAAGAAGCTCTACGGCGCGCGCAACTATCTGCGCTGGCGCAGCACCAGTCACGTCATGGATGAGTTGGAGTCCATCATCAGGCAGTTTCCGTTCATCGGCTTCATCTGGATATCAGACGATGCCTTTTTCGGCCGACCCATGCAGGACATCCTGGAATTCTGCCGCGAGTACAAGCAGCGCATCGGCCTGCCCTTCACCTGTCTGGCCAGTCCCCTGACCATGCGGGAAGACAAGCTCGCCGCGCTGGTGGATGCCGGTCTTGTGTATCTGCAAATGGGTGTGCAATCCGGCAGCCCGCATATCCAGGAGCTCTTCAACCGCTCCCGCATGAACAATGCAAAGCTGTTGGAAGCCATGCACATCATCCACAAATTCCGGGACAGACTGCTGCCGCCGAGCTATGATTTCATCCTGGATGCCCCGTGGGAGACAGATGAAGATCGCCGGGCCTCCCTGGAACTGATCTCTCGCATTCCAAAACCCTTCAGGCTGCAGCCGTTCTCCCTGGTGCTGTATCCCGGCACGGCCCTGCACGAAAAAGCCACAGCGGAAGGATTGTTGCAAAACGAACGGCGCGACGTGTATTCCAAGCACTACACCATGCGCGCGCCGAGCTACTCCAACCTGCTCATTTCCTTATCCAAGACAGGCAAGATGCCCGCCTGGCTGCTGCGCCTCGCCATCTCCCCCCTGCCCTGGCGCGTGTTCGGATCCCACGCCCTGGAGCCGGTGATCCGCGGCACGTTTCTGGCCCTCAAGCGCCTGAAATCCATGCTTAAACCCCTCCTCTCCCACTGACCATGCGCGTACTGCTTGTGCAAAGCTGGCTGGGCGGCGCAGAGCCGCCGGTCTATCCCATCGGTTTGGCCTGTGTGGCGGCAGCCCTGCCCGGTCACGAGGTGCGCCTGTTTGACCCCAATGTGGAAGGCCCGCCAGACGCACCGTACAGCCCGTTGGACGCCATACTGCAACAGTGGAACCCGGACGTG
This sequence is a window from Megalodesulfovibrio gigas DSM 1382 = ATCC 19364. Protein-coding genes within it:
- a CDS encoding B12-binding domain-containing radical SAM protein; this encodes MRVVLVSPYPDITSFGLRSLSAWLRHHGIQTRCIFLPDQFGDEVAAQPERYSPAVLQDFVECCKDADLVGITLMTNYFDNALQLTTALRQASAVPVVWGGVHATIRPEECLQHADFVCIGDGEETLLELAQILERGGDPSTIQGLWGTHQGDVFRNPVRPLPPGLDIYPPPDWSGTDHHILAGDRVTPMTDDAVREHLTGGTVSTLLGKIGYQTMTGRGCPHRCSYCINDAVKKLYGARNYLRWRSTSHVMDELESIIRQFPFIGFIWISDDAFFGRPMQDILEFCREYKQRIGLPFTCLASPLTMREDKLAALVDAGLVYLQMGVQSGSPHIQELFNRSRMNNAKLLEAMHIIHKFRDRLLPPSYDFILDAPWETDEDRRASLELISRIPKPFRLQPFSLVLYPGTALHEKATAEGLLQNERRDVYSKHYTMRAPSYSNLLISLSKTGKMPAWLLRLAISPLPWRVFGSHALEPVIRGTFLALKRLKSMLKPLLSH